Proteins found in one Hippopotamus amphibius kiboko isolate mHipAmp2 chromosome 12, mHipAmp2.hap2, whole genome shotgun sequence genomic segment:
- the CAPRIN2 gene encoding caprin-2 isoform X8, whose amino-acid sequence MKSAKPQVNHSQHGESQRAVSPLQSALSSAASPSQAYETYIDNGLICLKHKIRNIEKKKLKLEDYKDRLKNGEQLNPDQLEAVEKYEEVLHNLEFAKELQKTFSGLSQDLLKAQKKAQRREHMLKLEAEKKKLRTILQVQYVLQNLMQEHVQKDFKGGLNGAVYLPLKELDYLIKFSKLTCPERNESLSVEDQMEQSSLYFWDLLEGSEKAVVGTTYKHMKDLLSKLLNSGYFESIPVPKNAKEKEVSLEEEMLIKSEKKKQLLKTESVKESESLMELTQPEIQPQEFLNRRYMTEVDYTSKQDEEQSWEADYARKPNLPKCWDILTEPDGQEKKQESFKSWESSVKHQEVSKPAASLEQRKQEIPKLRSSLQEEQKKQDVSKTKATPSQWKQETPKSKAGYVQEEQKKQETSKPWPAQLQKEQDPKKQTPKSWTPSVQNDQDITKSWTTPICEEQDSRQPETPKSWENSVESQKHSLTPQSQISPKSWGVATASLIPNDQLLPRKFNTEPKDVPKPMHQPVGSSSTLPKDPVLRKEKLQDLMTQIQGTCNFMQESILDFDKPSSAIPSSQPPSATPGSPVASTEQNLSNQSDFLQEPLQVFNVNAPLPPRKEQEIKESPYSPGYNQSFTTASTQTPPQCQLPAIHVEQTVLSQETAASYPDGTIQVSNGSLAFYPAQTNVFPRPSQPFVNSRGSVRGCTRGGRLLTNSYRSPGGYKGFDTYRGPPSISNGNYSQLQFQAREYPGTPYSQRDNFQQCYKRGGTSGGPRANSRAGWSDSSQVSSPERDNETFTSGDSGQGDSRSMTPVDVPVTNPAATILPVHVYPLPQQMRVAFSAARTSNLAPGTLDQPIVFDLLLNNLGETFDLQLGRFNCPVNGTYVFIFHMLKLAVNVPLYVNLMKNEEVLVSAYANDGAPDHETASNHAVLQLFQGDQIWLRLHRGAIYGSSWKYSTFSGYLLYQD is encoded by the exons GAAGCAGTTGAAAAATATGAAGAAGTGCTACATAACTTAGAATTTGCCAAGGAGCTTCAGAAAACCTTTTCTGGACTGAGCCAAGAT CTACTTAAAGCGCAGaagaaagcccagagaagggAGCACATGCTAAAACTTGAAGCTGAGAAGAAAAAGCTTCGCACTATACTTCAAGTTCAGTATGTATTGCAGAACTTGATGCAGGAACATGTACAGAAAGACTTCAAAGGGGGCTTGAATGGTGCAGTGTATTTGCCTTTAAAAGAACTTGACTACCtcattaaattttcaaaactgaccTGTCCTGAAAGGAATGAAAGTCTGAG TGTTGAAGACCAGATGGAGCAGTCATCCTTGTACTTTTGGGACCTTTTGGAAGGTAGTGAGAAAGCAGTGGTAGGAACGACAT acaaacacatgaaagatcTACTGTCTAAGTTGCTGAACTCAGGCTATTTTGAAAGTATACCAGTTCCAAAAAATGCTAAGGAAAAAGAGGTATCATTGGAagaagaaatgctaataaaatcagagaagaaaaaacagttaTTGAAGACTGAATCTGTCAAAGAGTCAG AGTCGCTTATGGAACTTACACAGCCAGAGATACAACCACAAGAG TTTCTTAACAGACGCTACATGACAGAAGTAGATTATACAAGTAAACAAGATGAAGAGCAATCTTGGGAAGCAGATTATGCTAGAAAACCAAATCTCCCCAAATGTTGGGATATACTTACTGAACCAGATGGCCAGGAGAAGAAACAGGAATCCTTCAAGTCCTGGGAGTCTTCTGTTAAGCACCAGGAGGTATCAAAGCCTGCAGCTTCCTTAGAACAGAGGAAACAAGAGATTCCAAAACTCAGGTCCAGTCTGCAGGAAGAGCAGAAGAAGCAGGATGTCTCCAAAACCAAGGCAACTCCTAGCCAGTGGAAGCAAGAAACTCCTAAATCCAAAGCGGGATACGTTCAAGAGGAACAGAAGAAGCAGGAGACATCAAAGCCTTGGCCAGCTCAGCTGCAGAAAGAACAGGATCCAAAGAAGCAAACTCCAAAGTCTTGGACACCTTCTGTGCAGAATGACCAGGACATCACCAAGTCATGGACCACTCCCATCTGTGAAGAACAGGATTCAAGACAGCCAGAGACTCCAAAATCCTGGGAAAACAGTGTTGAGAGTCaaaaacactctttaacaccacaGTCACAGATTTCTCCAAAGTCCTGGGGGGTAGCTACAGCAAGCCTCATACCAAACGACCAGCTCCTGCCCAGGAAGTTTAATACAGAACCCAAAGAT GTGCCTAAGCCTATGCATCAGCCTGTAGGTTCTTCCTCCACTCTTCCCAAGGATCCAGTATtgaggaaagaaaaactgcaggATCTGATGACCCAGATTCAAGGAACTTGTAACTTTATGCAA GAATCAATTCTGGATTTTGACAAACCTTCAAGTGCAATTCCATCATCACAGCCGCCTTCAGCTACTCCAGGTAGCCCAGTAG CATCTACAGAACAAAATCTATCCAATCAAAGTGATTTTCTTCAAGAGCCATTACAG GTATTTAATGTTAATGCACCTCTGCCTCCACGTAAagagcaagaaataaaagaatccccTTATTCACCTGGCTACAATCAAAGTTTTACTACAGCAAGTACACAAACACCACCCCAGTGCCAACTGCCAGCTATACACGTAGAACAAACTGTCCTTTCTCAAGAGACTG CAGCAAGTTATCCTGATGGAACTATTCAAGTAAGCAATGGTAGCCTTGCCTTTTACCCAGCACAGACGAATGTATTTCCCAGACCCTCTCAGCCATTTGTCAATAGCCGGGGATCTGTTAGAGGATGTACTCGTGGTGGGAGATTACTAACCAATTCGTATCGGTCCCCTGGTGGTTATAAAG GTTTTGATACTTACAGAGGACCTCCTTCCATTTCCAATGGAAATTATAGCCAGCTGCAGTTCCAAGCTAGAGAGTACCCTGGAACACCGTATTCCCAAAGG GATAATTTCCAGCAGTGTTACAAGCGAGGAGGGACATCTGGTGGTCCTCGGGCAAACTCGAGAG CAGGGTGGAGTGATTCTTCTCAGGTGAGCAGCCCAGAAAGAGACAACGAAACCTTTACCAGTGGTGACTCTGGACAAGGAGACTCCCGTAGCATGACCCCTGTGGATGTACCCGTGACAAACCCAGCAGCCACCATACTGCCAGTACACGTGTACCCCCTGCCTCAGCAGATGCGTGTTGCCTTCTCCGCAGCCAGAACCTCGAATCTCGCCCCTGGAACTTTAGACCAACCTATTGTGTTTGATCTTCTCCTGAACAACCTGGGAGAAACGTTTGATCTTCAGCTTGGTAGATTTAATTGCCCGGTGAATGGCACTTACGTTTTCATTTTCCACATGCTAAAGCTGGCAGTGAACGTGCCGCTGTACGTCAACCTCATGAAGAACGAAGAGGTCCTGGTGTCTGCCTATGCCAACGATGGTGCTCCGGACCACGAGACCGCCAGCAACCACGCGGTTCTTCAGCTCTTCCAGGGAGACCAGATATGGCTGCGCCTGCACAGAGGGGCGATTTATGGGAGCAGCTGGAAGTACTCCACATTTTCAGGCTATCTTCTTTACCAGGATTGA
- the CAPRIN2 gene encoding caprin-2 isoform X13: protein MKDLLSKLLNSGYFESIPVPKNAKEKEVSLEEEMLIKSEKKKQLLKTESVKESESLMELTQPEIQPQEFLNRRYMTEVDYTSKQDEEQSWEADYARKPNLPKCWDILTEPDGQEKKQESFKSWESSVKHQEVSKPAASLEQRKQEIPKLRSSLQEEQKKQDVSKTKATPSQWKQETPKSKAGYVQEEQKKQETSKPWPAQLQKEQDPKKQTPKSWTPSVQNDQDITKSWTTPICEEQDSRQPETPKSWENSVESQKHSLTPQSQISPKSWGVATASLIPNDQLLPRKFNTEPKDVPKPMHQPVGSSSTLPKDPVLRKEKLQDLMTQIQGTCNFMQESILDFDKPSSAIPSSQPPSATPGSPVASTEQNLSNQSDFLQEPLQAASSPVTCSSNACLVTADQASSGSGKEFMTSETPEAAVPPSKPPSSLASPNPPMSKGSDQGFQSPPASSSSVTINTAPFQAMQTVFNVNAPLPPRKEQEIKESPYSPGYNQSFTTASTQTPPQCQLPAIHVEQTVLSQETAASYPDGTIQVSNGSLAFYPAQTNVFPRPSQPFVNSRGSVRGCTRGGRLLTNSYRSPGGYKGFDTYRGPPSISNGNYSQLQFQAREYPGTPYSQRDNFQQCYKRGGTSGGPRANSRAGWSDSSQVSSPERDNETFTSGDSGQGDSRSMTPVDVPVTNPAATILPVHVYPLPQQMRVAFSAARTSNLAPGTLDQPIVFDLLLNNLGETFDLQLGRFNCPVNGTYVFIFHMLKLAVNVPLYVNLMKNEEVLVSAYANDGAPDHETASNHAVLQLFQGDQIWLRLHRGAIYGSSWKYSTFSGYLLYQD, encoded by the exons atgaaagatcTACTGTCTAAGTTGCTGAACTCAGGCTATTTTGAAAGTATACCAGTTCCAAAAAATGCTAAGGAAAAAGAGGTATCATTGGAagaagaaatgctaataaaatcagagaagaaaaaacagttaTTGAAGACTGAATCTGTCAAAGAGTCAG AGTCGCTTATGGAACTTACACAGCCAGAGATACAACCACAAGAG TTTCTTAACAGACGCTACATGACAGAAGTAGATTATACAAGTAAACAAGATGAAGAGCAATCTTGGGAAGCAGATTATGCTAGAAAACCAAATCTCCCCAAATGTTGGGATATACTTACTGAACCAGATGGCCAGGAGAAGAAACAGGAATCCTTCAAGTCCTGGGAGTCTTCTGTTAAGCACCAGGAGGTATCAAAGCCTGCAGCTTCCTTAGAACAGAGGAAACAAGAGATTCCAAAACTCAGGTCCAGTCTGCAGGAAGAGCAGAAGAAGCAGGATGTCTCCAAAACCAAGGCAACTCCTAGCCAGTGGAAGCAAGAAACTCCTAAATCCAAAGCGGGATACGTTCAAGAGGAACAGAAGAAGCAGGAGACATCAAAGCCTTGGCCAGCTCAGCTGCAGAAAGAACAGGATCCAAAGAAGCAAACTCCAAAGTCTTGGACACCTTCTGTGCAGAATGACCAGGACATCACCAAGTCATGGACCACTCCCATCTGTGAAGAACAGGATTCAAGACAGCCAGAGACTCCAAAATCCTGGGAAAACAGTGTTGAGAGTCaaaaacactctttaacaccacaGTCACAGATTTCTCCAAAGTCCTGGGGGGTAGCTACAGCAAGCCTCATACCAAACGACCAGCTCCTGCCCAGGAAGTTTAATACAGAACCCAAAGAT GTGCCTAAGCCTATGCATCAGCCTGTAGGTTCTTCCTCCACTCTTCCCAAGGATCCAGTATtgaggaaagaaaaactgcaggATCTGATGACCCAGATTCAAGGAACTTGTAACTTTATGCAA GAATCAATTCTGGATTTTGACAAACCTTCAAGTGCAATTCCATCATCACAGCCGCCTTCAGCTACTCCAGGTAGCCCAGTAG CATCTACAGAACAAAATCTATCCAATCAAAGTGATTTTCTTCAAGAGCCATTACAG GCCGCTTCTTCTCCAGTTACTTGTAGCTCAAATGCTTGCTTGGTTACTGCCGATCAGGCTTCTTCGGGATCTGGCAAAGAGTTTATGACCTCAGAGACTCCTGAG GCAGCAGTTCCCCCAAGCAAGCCACCGTCTTCACTAGCTTCTCCAAATCCTCCCATGTCAAAGGGCTCTGACCAGGGCTTCCAGTCACCTCCAGCAAGTAGTAGTTCAGTAACCATTAACACAGCACCCTTTCAAGCCATGCAGACA GTATTTAATGTTAATGCACCTCTGCCTCCACGTAAagagcaagaaataaaagaatccccTTATTCACCTGGCTACAATCAAAGTTTTACTACAGCAAGTACACAAACACCACCCCAGTGCCAACTGCCAGCTATACACGTAGAACAAACTGTCCTTTCTCAAGAGACTG CAGCAAGTTATCCTGATGGAACTATTCAAGTAAGCAATGGTAGCCTTGCCTTTTACCCAGCACAGACGAATGTATTTCCCAGACCCTCTCAGCCATTTGTCAATAGCCGGGGATCTGTTAGAGGATGTACTCGTGGTGGGAGATTACTAACCAATTCGTATCGGTCCCCTGGTGGTTATAAAG GTTTTGATACTTACAGAGGACCTCCTTCCATTTCCAATGGAAATTATAGCCAGCTGCAGTTCCAAGCTAGAGAGTACCCTGGAACACCGTATTCCCAAAGG GATAATTTCCAGCAGTGTTACAAGCGAGGAGGGACATCTGGTGGTCCTCGGGCAAACTCGAGAG CAGGGTGGAGTGATTCTTCTCAGGTGAGCAGCCCAGAAAGAGACAACGAAACCTTTACCAGTGGTGACTCTGGACAAGGAGACTCCCGTAGCATGACCCCTGTGGATGTACCCGTGACAAACCCAGCAGCCACCATACTGCCAGTACACGTGTACCCCCTGCCTCAGCAGATGCGTGTTGCCTTCTCCGCAGCCAGAACCTCGAATCTCGCCCCTGGAACTTTAGACCAACCTATTGTGTTTGATCTTCTCCTGAACAACCTGGGAGAAACGTTTGATCTTCAGCTTGGTAGATTTAATTGCCCGGTGAATGGCACTTACGTTTTCATTTTCCACATGCTAAAGCTGGCAGTGAACGTGCCGCTGTACGTCAACCTCATGAAGAACGAAGAGGTCCTGGTGTCTGCCTATGCCAACGATGGTGCTCCGGACCACGAGACCGCCAGCAACCACGCGGTTCTTCAGCTCTTCCAGGGAGACCAGATATGGCTGCGCCTGCACAGAGGGGCGATTTATGGGAGCAGCTGGAAGTACTCCACATTTTCAGGCTATCTTCTTTACCAGGATTGA